A portion of the Zymoseptoria tritici IPO323 chromosome 8, whole genome shotgun sequence genome contains these proteins:
- a CDS encoding SNF2 family DNA-dependent ATPase domain-containing protein — protein sequence MSAVPVNPIKDDDKEFIFVDPKIAEQMKDHQKDGVQFMWRELTAVNDDEESQGCILAHTMGLGKTMQTIALLIAVNEAAFSEDPTIRQQLPPRLRPKTKKRSQLRMLVLCPVVLIQNWRRELMKWAPEKLPKVYTVESRVGLSTHRQNEKHLEDMKDWYKHGGVLLMGYPLFRGKIGRKEDAFSEHDADKLDKYLVEGTELLVADEAHNLKDEKSKISAAVKRIHTQSRIALTGTPMSNDVQEIYSLVSFAAPNYLGDPAWFRQQFAQPIREGNGRDSTTYQIRKSMKKLAVLRTQIEPKVNRADITVLRGSLKSKTEFVITLPLLGIQQAAYVKYLKALVGGGKNEKASQVMMFAWLSVLTLLCNHPLAFKRKLNAPASYKASKSKKAVRSDVEAVDEDLSKSVRTLGFDEATIKDITADISDDLDTVLSAKMTTLISILEMSRDCGDKVLVFTTSIPTLDYVEEALEWEGISTARIDGKVLPVARRQTIIDNFQKDSTTALLISTRAGGVGLDIQGANRVVILDFGFNPAHEEQAVGRAYRLGQTKPVFVYRLVVGGTFEDMIQNMQLFKTSLTQRVVDKKNPTRNATLGVRDYLYSPREVPQEDLHQWMGKDELVLDKLLNRQIREQDESGDLIRHITTVEVLQEEGHDEALTAEEKLEVEQEIQLNRNTRALRKGGVGAVSRLPASTAPGAIAGVGRMPPSTAPVGASMQTAHQNYQANMFQRHGYEPSGLGVPSSSAHPRPGQGPGMVRLKMPSSTMPHGLPNDVPHGLPNS from the exons ATGTCCGCAGTTCCAGTAAATCCGATTAAAGATGATGACAAAGAATTCATCTTCGTTGATCCGAAGATTGCCGAGCAGATGAAGGACCATCAGAAGGATGGCGTACAGTTCATGTGGCGCGAGCTCACAGCGGTcaacgatgatgaggagagcCAAGGCTGCATTCTCGCTCACACCATGGGCTTGGGAAAGACAATGCAGACCATCGCTCTTCTGATTGCGGTAAACGAAGCTGCCTTCTCGGAAGATCCTACCATCCGTCAGCAGCTTCCGCCACGGCTTCgaccgaagacgaagaagcgaAGTCAGTTGCGCATGCTCGTCCTCTGCCCAGTCGTCCTAATTCAGAATTGGCGCCGAGAATTGATGAAGTGGGCACCTGAGAAGCTTCCTAAAGTCTACACTGTCGAGAGCAGGGTTGGCTTATCCACGCATCGCCAGAACGAGAAGCATCTGGAAGACATGAAAGATTGGTACAAGCATGGAGGCGTGCTACTAATGGGCTACCCGTTATTCCGTGGCAAGATTGGACGAAAGGAAGACGCATTCTCGGAGCACGACGCGGACAAGCTCGACAAATACCTCGTGGAAGGCACCGAACTTCTGGTCGCCGATGAGGCTCACAACTTGAAGGACGAGAAATCCAAGATCTCTGCTGCTGTGAAGAGGATACATACGCAAAGCAGGATCGCTTTGACCGGAACTCCCATGTCGAACGACGTCCAAGAGATCTACTCGCTTGTGTCTTTCGCCGCACCGAATTATCTTGGTGATCCAGCATGGTTCAGACAGCAGTTCGCGCAGCCGATCAGGGAAGGTAACGGCAGAGACAGCACAACCTACCAAATTCGCAAGAGCATGAAGAAACTCGCCGTACTCCGCACGCAGATCGAGCCGAAAGTCAACCGAGCCGATATCACTGTCCTGCGTGGCTCTCTGAAGTCCAAGACAGAGTTCGTCATCACCTTGCCGCTGCTCGGGATTCAGCAGGCCGCATATGTGAAGTATCTGAAGGCACTGGTTGGTGGGGGCAAGAATGAAAAGGCCAGCCAGGTCATGATGTTCGCCTGGCTGTCCGTCCTCACCTTGCTCTGCAACCACCCTCTCGCATTCAAGAGGAAACTCAATGCGCCTGCGAGTTACAAAGCAAGCAAAAGCAAGAAGGCCGTGCGCTCGGA cGTCGAAGCCGTCGATGAGGATCTTAGCAAGAGCGTGCGCACCCTCGGTTTCGATGAAGCAACGATCAAAGACATCACAGCCGACATCAGTGACGATCTCGACACTGTATTGTCCGCGAAGATGACGACTCTCATCAGCATCCTGGAGATGTCAAGAGACTGCGGCGACAAGGTTCTCGTCTTCACCACCAGCATACCAACCCTTGATTACGTGGAGGAGGCTTTGGAGTGGGAGGGCATTAGTACGGCTCGCATCGACGGCAAGGTCCTGCCAGTGGCGAGAAGACAGACCATCATCGACAACTTTCAAAAAGATTCCACAACGGCATTGCTCATCTCGACCCGAGCTGGAGGTGTAGGTTTGGACATCCAAGGTGCAAATCGTGTGGTCATTCTCGACTTCGGCTTCAACCCAGCACACGAAGAACAAGCCGTTGGCCGCGCATATCGCCTTGGTCAGACCAAGCCTGTGTTTGTCTACCGCTTGGTAGTAGGAGGAACGTTTGAAGACATGATTCAGAACATGCAACTCTTCAAGACGTCGCTCACGCAGCGCGTTGTGGATAAGAAGAATCCGACTCGCAACGCCACACTCGGCGTACGCGACTACCTTTACTCTCCCCGCGAAGTCCCTCAGGAGGACCTTCACCAGTGGATGGGCAAAGACGAGCTTGTGCTCGACAAGCTTCTGAACCGACAAATCAGGGAGCAAGATGAATCAGGTGACTTGATCCGTCACATCACGACGGTCGAAGTGTtgcaagaagaaggccacGACGAAGCACTgaccgcggaggagaagctcgaAGTCGAGCAAGAGATCCAGCTCAATCGCAACACGCGTGCGTTGCGGAAGGGTGGTGTCGGTGCTGTGAGTAGACTTCCAGCATCGACTGCTCCGGGTGCGATCGCTGGTGTGGGTAGAATGCCGCCTTCGACTGCTCCTGTGGGCGCGTCGATGCAGACTGCGCATCAGAACTACCAGGCGAACATGTTTCAGCGACATGGCTACGAGCCGAGTGGCCTTGGGGTGCCTTCTTCATCCGCTCATCCGCGTCCAGGCCAGGGACCTGGCATGGTTAGATTGAAGATGCCGTCTTCGACGATGCCGCATGGCTTGCCGAACGATGTGCCGCATGGTTTGCCGAATAGCTGA
- a CDS encoding protein YOP1, with translation MSGNAQGSVQERAQYHLSQLDKELSKYPTLNNFESQTSVPKVYIALGLGALYFFLVFFNIAGEFLVNTAGFAIPAYYSLQALFTSGKADDSQWLTYWVVYAFLTVFESAINAVYWFPFYYVFKFILVLWMALPATSGAQVVFRSLFQPLFARFFSDEASIRSKVENAAKSQ, from the exons ATGTCTGGAAACGCACAGGGCTCCGTCCAAGAGAG GGCACAATACCATCTCTCGCAGCTCGACAA GGAACTGTCGAAATACCCCACCCTCAACAACTTTGAGTCGCAAACCAGCGTGCCCAAGGTCTACATTGCGCTCGGTCTCGGCGCTCTGtacttcttcctcgtcttcttcaacatcgcTGGAGAGTTCCTCGTCAACACCGCTGGCTTCGCCATTCCGGCCTACTACTCCCTCCAGGCGTTGTTCACCAGCGGCAAGGCTGATGATTCGCAATGGCTCACT TACTGGGTCGTCTACGCCTTCTTGACCGTGTTTGAGTCCGCCATCAACGCCGTCTACTGGTTCCCATTCTACTACGTGTTCAAGTTCATCCTTGTCCTCTGGATGGCTCTCCCAGCGACTTC CGGCGCCCAGGTCGTCTTCCGCTCCCTCTTCCAGCCTCTCTTCGCCCGCTTCTTCAGCGATGAGGCTTCGATCCGCAGCAAGGTCGAGAACGCCGCCAAGAGCCAGTAA